In Puntigrus tetrazona isolate hp1 chromosome 24, ASM1883169v1, whole genome shotgun sequence, a genomic segment contains:
- the LOC122330147 gene encoding C-type lectin domain family 4 member E-like, producing MSSETNNWSESRQDCLKRGADLIIINNREEQDFVTNITDKREFWIGLMDSDVEGTWKWVNGSTLTSGFWASREPNVGRIENCAVTYLTQWPDLLGWLDVRCQNAYRWICEKSLWPYQHVVIGEGWGG from the exons ATGTCCAGCGAGACAAACAACTGGTCTGAGAGCAGACAAGACTGTCTGAAGAGAGGAGCAGATCTGATCATCATAAACAACAGAGAGGAACAA GATTTTGTTACGAACATTACTGATAAGAGAGAATTCTGGATCGGTCTGATGGACAGTGATGTGGAAGGCACTTGGAAATGGGTTAATGGCAGCACACTGACCTCTGG GTTCTGGGCATCTAGAGAGCCAAATGTAGGAAGAATAGAGAACTGTGCTGTGACGTATTTAACACAGTGGCCTGATTTATTGGGGTGGCTTGATGTTAGATGTCAAAATGCATATCGTTGGATCTGTGAGAAGTCTCTGTGGCCCTACCAACATGTGGTAATTGGGGAAGGCTGGGGGGGGTGA